The genomic segment CATGCACTGCTGCTGGGAGAGGAAGCCGATTGACTCGCAGCGACAAGGCCCGGATACTCGCGACGTTGCCGGCGAGACTCCGGTGACGCGAGGCAAGGGAAGCCGGTTCGCGCTGTCGTCTCGCAGCCGTTTCGCCGGTAGCGCCGTTTCACTCCTGACTGGGAGGTCTCTCCATGGGTCTGCGACTGAAATTCAATCTCGTGTTGCTCGCCGTGTTCCTTGCCGGCTTCTCCGTCACCGGCTATGTTTCCCGGACCTTGCTCGACCGGCACGCGGGCGAGCAGGTGCTTGGCGAGGCGCGCCTGCTGATGGAAGCGGCGTTGGCGGTGCGTGCGTATACGGTCGACGAGGTGCGGCCGCACCTCGTCGGACAGATGGACAAGGTCTTCCTGCCGCAGACGGTGCCGGCTTTTGCCGCCACCGAAACGCTTCAGCACCTGCGACGGAATTACGCCAACTACGCCTACAAGGAAGCGACGCTCAATCCGACGAACCTGCGCGACCGGCCCGCCGACTGGGAAGCCGACCTGATCCACAGCTTCCGGAACCGTGCCGAGCAGAAGGAGATCAGTGGTGAGCGCGACACGCCCACCGGCCGGCTGCTCTACGTCGCCCATCCGATCCGCATCGAGTCGCCGGCCTGTCTTCAGTGCCACAGCACACCCGACGTCGCGCCACCGTCGATGATCCGCATCTACGGCCCGGCCAATGGCTTCGGCTGGAAGCTCAATGAGGTTGTCGGGGCGCAGGTCGTTTCGGTCCCGATGTCCGTGCCACTGGAGAACGCGGCACAGGCCTTCCGCACCTTCATGGTGTCGCTGGCGGTGGTGTTCGCGGTCGTCTTCGTCGTCCTCAACCTGCTTCTCTCCTGGCTGATCATACGGCCGGTGACGCGCCTGTCGGCGGCGGCCGACAAGGTCAGCACCGGTGATTTCGAGCAACCGGAGTTTCCCGAGAAGGGTGGCGACGAGGTTGCCGTGCTGGCCAGCTCGTTCAACCGGATGCGTCGCAGTCTCGAGAAGGCGATGCAGATGATCGATGGCTGAGCGGGCAACGAGCGGCGTGGGCAACGACGGCGCCGGCCAGGGGCAGCGTCGCTCGTCGGCAGCCGACAACGACCTGCTGGCACTGCCAGCCGGCCATGCCATGCACGAGTACCGGATTGATCGCGTTCTCGGCAGCGGCGGCTTCGGCATCACCTATCTGGCGCACGATACGCATCTCGACTGCCCGGTGGCGATCAAGGAGTATCTGCCGCGTGACACTGCCGGCCGTGGGCCTGGGCTGTCGGTGCGCCCGCACTCGACTGCCGGCGCCAGCTCCTTCGCCTGGGGTCTCGATCGTTTTCTGCACGAATGTCGGGCGCTCGCCAGCTTTCACCATCCCGCGATCGTGCGCGTACTGCGCTACTTCACTGCCAACGACACGGCCTACATGGTCATGGAATACGAAAGCGGAGAGCCGCTCGACAGATGGCTGGCCAGTCGCGAGCCAGTCGATGCCGCCACGCTGCAGCGCATCGTGCGACCCTTGCTCGACGGGCTCGAAACCATCCACAACACCGGCTTCCTGCATCGCGACATCAAGCCGCGCAACATCTACATGCGGGCCGACGGCTCACCGGTGCTGCTCGACTTCGGCTCGGCCCGACGCCTGGCCACGCAGGGACAGCAGCAGTTGCTGACCGCGGTCGTGACGCCCGGCTTCGCACCGGCCGAGCAGTACCTGCCCGACGGCAAGCAGGGCCCGTGGAGCGACCTCTACTCGCTGGCCGGGGTGATGTACTGGCTGGTCACGGGTCACCTGCCAACCGAGAGCCTGGCGCGGCTGCGCGAGGACCCAATGCCCACTGCGGTGGCGATCGGTCGGGCTGATGTCTACGGCAAGGCGATGCTGCGGGCCATCGATTGGGCGCTGACGCCCGACGAGAACCTGCGCCCGCGACGGGTGGCGGATTTCCGCCGCGCCTGCCTGCCGTCGGCCGGGCAACCCGCGGCGGAAGCAGCCGACCCGCCAGCGGTGCTGCCGACGCCCGGCAGTTCCTTCAGTGAAGGCTGCAGCTTCATCGGCGCGGTCCTCTTCAGCGACGTGTGCGTTGCTTCGACGCCAGCCGAGGCGGCCGCCGAGGCGGCGCACAAGGAGCACCGCCAGCTTCTGGCGACGCTGGTCAGCCAGGCCGTCGCCGGCGTGCCGGTGAACAGCCGCCTGGCAGCGAATACCCGCGAGGGTTGTGCCGTCTGCTACGTCGGCGACCCCGAGGATGCCCTGCGCACCGCCAGCCGGCTCAGTGCGGCAGCGAGCCAACGCGGGCTGGGCCTGCACATCGGCATCAACCTCGGGCCGGTACGCGTCCAGCCCGATCCCGGAGGCCGCTCTCGCCTGCTCGGCGATGGCGTTGCCAGCGCCTTCCGCGTCATGCGTTTCGCCGAGCCCGGTCAGGTTCTGGTCAGCGCCGCCTATGTCGATCTGATTGCGCAGCTGCGCCGCAGCGCGGCGACCTGTTTCACCGCGCTTGGCCAGCGGCGCGACCCGCAGGACCGGGTGCATGACCTCTACCTTTACGTCGGTACACCGGGCGCGCTCGCCTCGCAGCCGATCACCGCCAGTGCCGCCGCAACGACGGCGGGTGACCTGACGCCGGCCGTCGTCGAGGAGGCCGAACGGGTATTGACGGCGTACATCGGACCGATGGCTCGCATCCTGGTGCGCAAGACGCTGCCGCGTGCCGGCGGACGCCAGGATCTGCACCGCCTTCTGGCGGAAATGATCCCCGATCCCCCAGCCCGGGCGGCATTTCTCGCCGCGCTCACGCACAGGTTGCAGCAGCCAGCGACGGGCGCGAAACAGGACAGTCATCGTCCCGGCTCGCCTTCGTCAGCAGCCGCGGCCGTGCCGACACCTGCCGCCACCGCCGGCAGTGATCTCGCCGAGGCCGACTGCGAGCGCGTCGGCCGGATACTGGCACGTCATATCGGCCCTCTGGCGAAGATTCTGTTGCGTCGTGAAGCCGCCAGGGCGGCCGACCTGGATTCGTTGTGCCGGGCGCTGGCCAGCCAGATCGACAGTGCAGAGCAGCGTGCCCACTTCCTCAGAGAGGTCGCTACGGGGCAGGGCTGATCGTCTGCTCCGTCCGGCCAAGAAAGGCACGAAACCACAGCCGTGGTCGTGGCGAGGGACAGCGAGGCTGTCGGGCGCGACGACGTGCGATTTTCCCTGCCTGAGCGGTCGGAACGAACTAATGCAGCAGTCCGGCGCGCAACAAGGAGTCGATCATCAGTTGCGTCAGTTCCGCCACCTGCCCAGCTTGCGCTCCCGAGGGCGGCGCCGTGGCACTACCCGACCAGAAGACGGCCGCGCTGGCGGCATCCACCATCTCTGCGCTGCAGACCATCCCCTGCGCCGCAGTCGGCCACCCGAGCGGAAAGGACAGGCCAAGACCGCCGGCGCTGAAACCACCGGTGCGGTAGCCGCCGCTGCCGCCAGCAATGCCAATGCCCACCTGCGGCGCCGGATTGACCACCGGCAGGTCGTCCGGCGCCAGTTGCACGCGGGCCACGATCGGGGCTCCGACGTGTTCGGCGGCCGACCTGATCTCCTCGCTGCCGGCAATGCCGTCGGCCGGGAAGTGGGGTATGGCGTAGCTCTGTATGCCGGACGCTCCCGTCCGCTGCAGTCGCATCGCCCACTGGTCCTCGCAGATGCGGCGCAGCGAAGGGTCACCGCTCTGGCAGACCACGAGAATCTGCTGGCCCTTGAGTACCGCACCGGAAACCTTCGGGTCACGCCACTCGCTTTTCATCTGCGTGGTCGCGCAGCCGACGAGCGTCAGCGTGACCAAGGCCGTGGCCAAAGACAGTACCCGGTTTGTCAGGATCGCCCGCATCGGCTTTCCTCTCCTTGTCGGTCGTACCAGCCGTCATGATAGCCCCACCATCCCCTGCCACGGCACAACAAGTGGGGCGCTGCCGACCGCAGAGGGCCGCTCACATCAGGACGATGTCGTACTGCTCCTGCGAGTAGCTCGGTTCGGCCTGCAGCGAAATCGGCTTGCCGATGAAGTCGGAGAGCATCGCCAGCCCCTGTGACTCCTCGTCGAGGAAACGGTCGATCACCGCCTGGCTGCCGAGGACCCGATACTCGCGGGCATTGAACTGGCGCGCCTCGCGCAGCAGTTCACGCAGGATCTCGTAGCAGACCGTGCGCGCTGTCCTGACCTCCCCGCGCCCGCCACAGGTCGGGCATTCCTCGCAGAGGACGTGCGCCAGCGACTCGCGGGTGCGCTTGCGCGTCATTTCGACCAGCCCCAGGGCGGTGAAACCGTTCACCGTCAGGCGTGTGTGGTCGCGCGCCAGTGCCTTGTTGAACTCGCTGAGAACCGCCGACCGGTGCTCGTCGTTCTCCATGTCGATGAAGTCGATGATGATGATGCCGCCCAGGTTGCGCAGGCGCAACTGGCGGGCGATCGTCTGCGCGGCCTCGAGGTTGGTCTTGAAGATGGTGTCGTCGAAGTTGCGGACACCGACGAAGCCACCGGTATTGACGTCGATGGTGGTCATCGCCTCGGTCTGGTCGATGATCAGGTAGCCGCCGGACTTCAGGTCGACCCGCCGCGCCAGTGCCTTCTGGATCTCGTCCTCGACCCCATGCAGATCGAACAGTGGTCGTTCACCGACGTAGTGCTCGAGCAAGGGCGCCACCGTCGGTGTGTACTCGGCGGCAAAGGCGGTCAGGCGCTGGAAGTTCTCGCGCGAATCGATGACGATGCGCGCCGTCTCGGGGTTGACGAAGTCGCGCAAGACGCGTTGCGACAACGACAGCTCCTGGTAGAGCAACGCCGGTGGCGCCGCCATCGTCGACTGTACCTGGATGTCGCGCCACAGCTTGCGCAGATACTCGATGTCCTTCGCCAGTTCGGCTTCGCTCGCGCTCTCGGCCATCGTGCGGACGATGAAGCCGCCCGGCTCGTCACCAGGCACCAGTCGCCCCAGCTTCTCGCGCAAGGCCTCGCGGTCGGCCTCGCGCTCGATCCGCTGTGAGATGCCGATGTGCCTGTCCTGCGGCAGATAGACCAACATGCGGCCGGCCAGCGACACCTGTGTCGACAGGCGCGCCCCCTTGCTGCCCATCGGGTCCTTGATGACCTGTACGAGGATGCTCTGGCCTTCGCTGAGCAGTCGCTCGATCGGTCGCAGCGGCTCGTCGCCGGTTCGTGGCTCCCGGATGTCCGCAACATGGAGAAAGGCGGTCCGGCCAAGGCCGATATCGATGAAGGCAGACTGCATGCCGGGCAGGATGCGGACGATC from the Accumulibacter sp. genome contains:
- a CDS encoding c-type heme family protein, whose translation is MGLRLKFNLVLLAVFLAGFSVTGYVSRTLLDRHAGEQVLGEARLLMEAALAVRAYTVDEVRPHLVGQMDKVFLPQTVPAFAATETLQHLRRNYANYAYKEATLNPTNLRDRPADWEADLIHSFRNRAEQKEISGERDTPTGRLLYVAHPIRIESPACLQCHSTPDVAPPSMIRIYGPANGFGWKLNEVVGAQVVSVPMSVPLENAAQAFRTFMVSLAVVFAVVFVVLNLLLSWLIIRPVTRLSAAADKVSTGDFEQPEFPEKGGDEVAVLASSFNRMRRSLEKAMQMIDG
- a CDS encoding protein kinase domain-containing protein produces the protein MAERATSGVGNDGAGQGQRRSSAADNDLLALPAGHAMHEYRIDRVLGSGGFGITYLAHDTHLDCPVAIKEYLPRDTAGRGPGLSVRPHSTAGASSFAWGLDRFLHECRALASFHHPAIVRVLRYFTANDTAYMVMEYESGEPLDRWLASREPVDAATLQRIVRPLLDGLETIHNTGFLHRDIKPRNIYMRADGSPVLLDFGSARRLATQGQQQLLTAVVTPGFAPAEQYLPDGKQGPWSDLYSLAGVMYWLVTGHLPTESLARLREDPMPTAVAIGRADVYGKAMLRAIDWALTPDENLRPRRVADFRRACLPSAGQPAAEAADPPAVLPTPGSSFSEGCSFIGAVLFSDVCVASTPAEAAAEAAHKEHRQLLATLVSQAVAGVPVNSRLAANTREGCAVCYVGDPEDALRTASRLSAAASQRGLGLHIGINLGPVRVQPDPGGRSRLLGDGVASAFRVMRFAEPGQVLVSAAYVDLIAQLRRSAATCFTALGQRRDPQDRVHDLYLYVGTPGALASQPITASAAATTAGDLTPAVVEEAERVLTAYIGPMARILVRKTLPRAGGRQDLHRLLAEMIPDPPARAAFLAALTHRLQQPATGAKQDSHRPGSPSSAAAAVPTPAATAGSDLAEADCERVGRILARHIGPLAKILLRREAARAADLDSLCRALASQIDSAEQRAHFLREVATGQG
- the rng gene encoding ribonuclease G, whose translation is MSEEILINFTPQETRVAVTLQGVVQELHIERSASRGFVGNVYLGRIVRILPGMQSAFIDIGLGRTAFLHVADIREPRTGDEPLRPIERLLSEGQSILVQVIKDPMGSKGARLSTQVSLAGRMLVYLPQDRHIGISQRIEREADREALREKLGRLVPGDEPGGFIVRTMAESASEAELAKDIEYLRKLWRDIQVQSTMAAPPALLYQELSLSQRVLRDFVNPETARIVIDSRENFQRLTAFAAEYTPTVAPLLEHYVGERPLFDLHGVEDEIQKALARRVDLKSGGYLIIDQTEAMTTIDVNTGGFVGVRNFDDTIFKTNLEAAQTIARQLRLRNLGGIIIIDFIDMENDEHRSAVLSEFNKALARDHTRLTVNGFTALGLVEMTRKRTRESLAHVLCEECPTCGGRGEVRTARTVCYEILRELLREARQFNAREYRVLGSQAVIDRFLDEESQGLAMLSDFIGKPISLQAEPSYSQEQYDIVLM